The genomic segment AGTGCAGCCATGGTTTCACCCTGTGAACCCGTCGTGACGACGAGGATTTCATGGTCAGCATACTTAGGAACTTCATGCACTTCGATAAAGTGTTTCTCTTCGATATCTACAAAACCTAAAGCTCTGTTTGTCTCAACATTACGTTCCATAGAACGGCCGATCACACAGATCTTTCTTCCATGCTTCACACCTCTTTGCATCGCTTGGAAGATTCTGTGCACATTCGATGAGAAGGTTGACATGATCACCCTTCCTTTTGCAAGTTCGAACAGTGAATCAAACGTTTTCCCAACCACTTTTTCACTCTTTGTGAATCCAGGGTTATGGGAGTTCGTAGAATCAGAGAAAAGGCAAAGTACACCTTTTTCTCCATAATAGGCATAACGACGTAAGTCCATCGTATAGTCATCTACAGGGGTATGGTCTATTTTAAAGTCAGCCGTATGCATGATGATCCCTGCAGGTGTCTCGATTGCAAGAGAACAGGCATCAATGATAGAGTGGGTATTATGCAGCCACTCTATCTTCATATCTCCGATCTGATACTGTTGTCTCAGTGTCACAAAGTTGAAATGTTTGGTGTGTGCGCTCAATCCATGTTCATTGAACTTGTTTTCTATCATAGCGAGTGCAAGTGGTGTTGCATAGATCGGAAATTCTAGTTCTTTAAACAGATATGGCATGGCACCAATATGGTCTTCATGTCCATGTGTGATAATGATATAGACGTCTTTTTGACCCTTGAGTGTGTGCAGATAAGAAAAGTCAGGTACTAAGATATCGACACCGTGCATTGTTTCATCAGGGAAACTCATACCCACATCGATGACGATAGCTGTAGTCTCAGTTTCAAGTACGGCCATATTCCCGCCGATCTCACCAAGACCTCCAAGTGGTGTAAATCTGACCTTCCCTTTGCTCGCTATGTCAATTTTTTTCCATGGATTCATGGTCGCGTCTTTTACGCGTGCATTCTCTTCAAGAGAGGCTCGCATGGTATCATTCACAGTGGTAACATTTTTTCTTTTCCCTCTGCCTTTACCGCCTCCGACACGGTTTTGCTGCGGTTTTTTGCCAGGATGTTGTTTTTTGGTTGGATTTTGTCTATTATCTTGACCTTCAGCATTTTGTGTTCTGTTAGGGTTCGGCTTTCTGTGAGGATGTGGTTTTCTGTTAGGGTTCGGCTTTCTGTTCCCATCCGGAGCCTCTCTGTCTTGCACATTCCCATTGACTTCTCTTTGTGGGTTTGGCTTTCTATTCGGGTTCGGCTTTCTGTTCGCATTAGGGTTAGGTCGGTTGGTATTTTGCCCTTGTGTATTTTGTCTATGTGGGTTTGGTTTTCTATCTCTGGGTGTTCTTTGCCCTTGATTTTGAGATTTTTCGTTGTTCTGACTGTTGTTTTCCATCTAAATTATCCTTTAGTTCATTATATATGTGATGATAAATAGATGTCTCAGCTTCATGAGGCCGTAGGTTGGGGTCTATACCCAACTTTTCGAAGGTTTGATGTACCATATCTTTAGAAAAAACAGCCGTAAGGTTTTTAGAGAGTTTTTTACGCGGTTGCGCAAATGCGATCTTTAAGAACGCTTCAAACCTCTCATCATCCAGTGACCGGTTTTTCTCTATTAAAAGCACCGCGGAAGTCACTTTCGGAGGGGGGACAAATGCTTCGGGTTCAACTTCGAAACAGAGTGTCGCTTTCCCTACCGTTTGAGCAAGTACAGAAAGAGCAGAAAACTCTTTTTGTGTGACACTTGCTGCAAACTTAACAGCCACTTCTTTTTGAACCATGACCAGAATGGACCGGCAGTGTTCATCTTTCAATGCTTTTAAAATGATATTGGTTGCGATATAGTAGGGCAGGTTGGCTACCAGATGATAAGGCTCATCCAACAGGCTTCCTGACTCCCAACGCTCAAGCACATCTCCGCACCGTAATTCAAAGTGCCCTTTGTGGATAGGTTCTTTGAATTCGGTTGTAAGATGCTCACATAATCTTTTATCAACCTCAAATGCTGTGACATTTCGAACTTTTACAAGTTCTTTGGTTAAATCACCTAAGCCAGGTCCAATCTCTGCGACTTTTAGATCGTCATTGGGCATCGCTTGGATGATTTTATGAAGATAGATATCATTCTTTAAAAAGTTTTGACCAAATTTTTTACTGGCAAATTCGGCTAAATTTTCAATAATCATACTATAATCTACCTTTATAATTGATACTAATCCCACGTTTGGGATAATTTTTGTATAATCTTATCATAATTTTGAGAGGAAAACGGCGTATTAGATGGATTATTTTGCAAAACGTATCATACCTTGTCTCGATGTAGATAACGGACGGGTCGTGAAAGGTGTTAATTTTGTCGGGTTACGTGATGCAGGAGATCCTGTAGAAGTAGCCAGACGTTATAATGAAGAGGGTGCAGACGAGATCACTTTTCTTGATATCGGTGCGAGTCATGAAGGACGTGACACGATCGTTGATGTCGTGAAAAAAGTAGCACAGGAAGTTTTCATACCTCTTACGGTAGGTGGAGGGATCAGAGAACTTTCTGATATCTATAACCTTCTCAATGTAGGTTGCGATAAAGTCAGTGTGAACTCTGCAGCCATCAAGAACCCGGGTTTCATCGGAGAGGGTGCAAAACGTTTTGGATCGCAATGTATCGTAGTGGCGATAGATGCCAAAAGAGTGGCTGAAGACAAATGGCATGTCTTTACCCATGGGGGACGTAACGATACAGGTCTCGATGCACTGGAGTGGGCAAAGGAAGCGTATGAAAGGGGTGCAGGTGAATTGCTTGTCACCTCTATGGATGCAGATGGAACCAAAGCAGGATTTGACAATGCCTTGAACAGAAAGATCAGTGATCTTGTGAATATCCCTGTCATTGCATCTGGCGGTGCCGGAACGATGCAGCATATGGAAGAAGCATTCACGATCGGTCATGCGGATGCTGCTTTGGCAGCTTCGATTTTCCACTTCAAAGAGATTGACATCATGGAATTAAAACGCTATCTTAGAGGGAAGAACATCCCGGTGAGAATGTAGTATGATCATTTGTGCAGGAGAGAGCGAGCAGTTTGATTTTGCTTTGCCCGTTGGCATTGGTCTGACAGACGTCGCGATCAATTTGACACGTTTATGTTTGTCACAAAAACCAAAATTTCTATTATTCGTCGGTACGGCAGGTTCGTATGGTGAAAAGAAAGTGTTTGACATTATCGAATCAAAGACTGCCGCGAACATTGAGAACAGTTTTTTCACAGGTGGCTCTTATACCCCTATAGACAATATGGTCTCCACCGCAGAAGATGTTTCACGTGAAACAATTGTGAACAGTTCCAATTATATTACGACGGATAAAAGTATAGGGAAGGCGTACCTTTCTAAAAATATCCATTTGGAAAATATGGAATATTATGCGGTATTGAAAGTAGCAAAATCTTTTGATATCCCTGCGGCAGGTATTTTTATCGTAACCAATTATTGTGATGAAAATGCCCATAGAGATTTTATGAACAATCACAAAGAAGCAATGCTTAGATTGACCAAGTATATGAAAGAAAGTAAATAGATGAAAAAAATAATACAAGATCTGACAAAAGAAGAGTTAAGTGAAGTGATCAAACCTTCTTTCCGTGCGAAACAGATCTACAACTGGATCTACCATAAATATGCTATGTCATTTGAGGAGATGAAAAACCTCCCCAAAGAGATGAGAGAAAAACTCGATGAAGCGTATACACTTACCCCTCTTAAAACGGTTATGGTACAGAATTCTAAAGACGGAAGCCGTAAATATCTTTTCGAGCTCCATGATAAACATACAGTGGAATCTGTTCTGCTTTTAATGAGGGAGAAGGAGTATCATGAAGACGGCTCTGTAAAGCACCAGGAGCGTTATACAGTCTGTATCTCATCCCAGGTAGGGTGTAAGGTAGGGTGTGCCTTTTGTTTGACAGCAAAGGGCGGTTTTATGCGTAATTTGACAGCGGGTGAAATCGTTGAACAGGTACGGATGATCAAAAAGGATAATGGGATTGATGCCAACCGGCGTGTCAATATTGTTTTCATGGGGATGGGTGAACCACTTGACAACCTGACAGAGGTAGCAAAAGCTGTCAAGATATTTGCGGACCCTGAGGGTATGGCGATAGCGACACATAGACAAACCATCTCTACTTCCGGACTCAGTACGAAGATAGAAAGACTTGGAAAGATGGAACTGGGTGTGAACCTGGCGATCTCATTGCACGCGGTTGACGATGAATTGAGACAACAGTTGATGCCTATTAACAAAGCATACAATATTGAGTCTATCATCACTGCGGTGAAAAACTTTCCTGTCAATGACAGAAAAAGAGTCATGTTTGAATACCTTGTCATTAAAGATGTCAATGATGATATCTCTGCAGCCAAGAAACTTCTTTCGCTTCTTGATGGTATTAAAGCCAAGGTCAATTTGATCTATTTTAATCCGTATGGAGGTACGGAGTTCAAACGCCCAAGCGAAAAAGATATGAAAGAGTTCCAGGAGTATCTGACCAAAAGAGGTTTGCATTGTACGATACGTGAGTCTAAAGGGTTGGATATATCAGCAGCCTGCGGTCAGCTGAGAGAA from the Sulfurovum xiamenensis genome contains:
- a CDS encoding ribonuclease J — encoded protein: MENNSQNNEKSQNQGQRTPRDRKPNPHRQNTQGQNTNRPNPNANRKPNPNRKPNPQREVNGNVQDREAPDGNRKPNPNRKPHPHRKPNPNRTQNAEGQDNRQNPTKKQHPGKKPQQNRVGGGKGRGKRKNVTTVNDTMRASLEENARVKDATMNPWKKIDIASKGKVRFTPLGGLGEIGGNMAVLETETTAIVIDVGMSFPDETMHGVDILVPDFSYLHTLKGQKDVYIIITHGHEDHIGAMPYLFKELEFPIYATPLALAMIENKFNEHGLSAHTKHFNFVTLRQQYQIGDMKIEWLHNTHSIIDACSLAIETPAGIIMHTADFKIDHTPVDDYTMDLRRYAYYGEKGVLCLFSDSTNSHNPGFTKSEKVVGKTFDSLFELAKGRVIMSTFSSNVHRIFQAMQRGVKHGRKICVIGRSMERNVETNRALGFVDIEEKHFIEVHEVPKYADHEILVVTTGSQGETMAALNRMATDEHRHIKLKPTDTVIISASAIPGNEASVSSLMNKLMKAGVTVRYKEFGDIHVSGHAAQEEQKLILRLIQPKFFLPVHGEYNHIAQHAKTAVACGVDERNILLMSDGDQVEITPKYLKKVKTVKSGKTYIDNQNNKTIENDVVLDRQKLAEDGIVNVVAQISQSNQKVVGKPVVTSHGLVAAKEDKKFAKEIEVLLETMMLNMKSEALKNHRDVENEIRNVVRKHVIRTKKRYPLIIPTIFII
- the rsmA gene encoding 16S rRNA (adenine(1518)-N(6)/adenine(1519)-N(6))-dimethyltransferase RsmA, giving the protein MIIENLAEFASKKFGQNFLKNDIYLHKIIQAMPNDDLKVAEIGPGLGDLTKELVKVRNVTAFEVDKRLCEHLTTEFKEPIHKGHFELRCGDVLERWESGSLLDEPYHLVANLPYYIATNIILKALKDEHCRSILVMVQKEVAVKFAASVTQKEFSALSVLAQTVGKATLCFEVEPEAFVPPPKVTSAVLLIEKNRSLDDERFEAFLKIAFAQPRKKLSKNLTAVFSKDMVHQTFEKLGIDPNLRPHEAETSIYHHIYNELKDNLDGKQQSEQRKISKSRAKNTQR
- the hisF gene encoding imidazole glycerol phosphate synthase subunit HisF, whose translation is MDYFAKRIIPCLDVDNGRVVKGVNFVGLRDAGDPVEVARRYNEEGADEITFLDIGASHEGRDTIVDVVKKVAQEVFIPLTVGGGIRELSDIYNLLNVGCDKVSVNSAAIKNPGFIGEGAKRFGSQCIVVAIDAKRVAEDKWHVFTHGGRNDTGLDALEWAKEAYERGAGELLVTSMDADGTKAGFDNALNRKISDLVNIPVIASGGAGTMQHMEEAFTIGHADAALAASIFHFKEIDIMELKRYLRGKNIPVRM
- a CDS encoding purine-nucleoside phosphorylase; translated protein: MIICAGESEQFDFALPVGIGLTDVAINLTRLCLSQKPKFLLFVGTAGSYGEKKVFDIIESKTAANIENSFFTGGSYTPIDNMVSTAEDVSRETIVNSSNYITTDKSIGKAYLSKNIHLENMEYYAVLKVAKSFDIPAAGIFIVTNYCDENAHRDFMNNHKEAMLRLTKYMKESK
- the rlmN gene encoding 23S rRNA (adenine(2503)-C(2))-methyltransferase RlmN; amino-acid sequence: MKKIIQDLTKEELSEVIKPSFRAKQIYNWIYHKYAMSFEEMKNLPKEMREKLDEAYTLTPLKTVMVQNSKDGSRKYLFELHDKHTVESVLLLMREKEYHEDGSVKHQERYTVCISSQVGCKVGCAFCLTAKGGFMRNLTAGEIVEQVRMIKKDNGIDANRRVNIVFMGMGEPLDNLTEVAKAVKIFADPEGMAIATHRQTISTSGLSTKIERLGKMELGVNLAISLHAVDDELRQQLMPINKAYNIESIITAVKNFPVNDRKRVMFEYLVIKDVNDDISAAKKLLSLLDGIKAKVNLIYFNPYGGTEFKRPSEKDMKEFQEYLTKRGLHCTIRESKGLDISAACGQLREQELEGEV